In a genomic window of Streptococcus mitis NCTC 12261:
- a CDS encoding peptidase U32 family protein gives MTKTLKRPEVLSPAGTLEKLKVAVQYGADAVFIGGQAYGLRSRAGNFTFEQMEEGVQFAAKYGAKVYVAANMVMHEGNEAGAGEWFRKLRDIGIAAVIVSDPALIMIAATEAPGLEIHLSTQASATNYETLEFWKELGLTRVVLAREVSMEELAEIRKRTDVEIEAFVHGAMCISYSGRCTLSNHMSMRDANRGGCSQSCRWKYDLYDMPFGKERKSLKGEIPEAFSMSAVDMSMIDHIPDMIENGVDSLKIEGRMKSIHYVSTVTNCYKAAVDAYLESPEKFEAIKQDLVDEMWKVAQRELATGFYYGTPSENEQLFGARRKIPEYKFVAEVVSYDDATQTATIRQRNVINEGDQVEFYGPGFRHFETYIEDLHDAKGNKIDRAPNPMELLTIKVPQPVQAGDMVRALKEGLINLYKEDGTSVTVRA, from the coding sequence ATGACAAAAACATTAAAACGTCCTGAGGTTTTATCACCTGCAGGGACTTTAGAGAAGCTAAAGGTAGCTGTTCAATATGGAGCAGATGCTGTCTTTATCGGTGGTCAGGCCTATGGTCTTCGTAGCCGTGCCGGAAACTTTACTTTCGAACAGATGGAAGAAGGTGTCCAGTTTGCTGCCAAGTACGGTGCCAAAGTCTATGTAGCTGCCAATATGGTTATGCACGAAGGAAATGAAGCTGGTGCTGGTGAGTGGTTCCGTAAACTGCGTGATATCGGGATTGCAGCAGTTATCGTATCTGACCCAGCCTTGATCATGATTGCAGCGACTGAAGCACCAGGTCTTGAAATCCACCTCTCTACTCAAGCAAGTGCAACTAACTATGAAACCCTTGAGTTCTGGAAAGAACTGGGCTTGACTCGTGTCGTTTTGGCGCGTGAGGTTTCGATGGAAGAATTAGCTGAAATCCGCAAACGTACAGATGTTGAGATTGAAGCCTTTGTCCACGGAGCCATGTGTATTTCTTACTCTGGTCGTTGTACTCTTTCAAACCACATGAGTATGCGTGATGCTAACCGTGGTGGTTGCTCTCAGTCTTGCCGTTGGAAGTATGATCTTTATGATATGCCATTTGGGAAAGAACGTAAGAGCTTGAAAGGGGAAATCCCAGAAGCATTTTCAATGTCAGCTGTTGACATGTCCATGATTGACCATATCCCAGATATGATTGAAAATGGTGTGGACAGTCTGAAGATTGAAGGTCGAATGAAGTCTATTCACTATGTTTCAACAGTAACCAACTGCTACAAGGCGGCTGTGGATGCATATCTTGAAAGTCCTGAAAAGTTTGAAGCTATCAAACAAGACTTGGTGGATGAGATGTGGAAGGTTGCCCAACGTGAATTAGCAACAGGTTTCTATTACGGTACACCATCTGAAAATGAGCAGTTGTTTGGTGCTCGTCGTAAAATTCCTGAGTACAAGTTTGTTGCTGAAGTGGTTTCTTATGATGATGCGACACAAACAGCAACTATTCGTCAACGGAACGTTATTAACGAAGGCGACCAAGTTGAGTTTTATGGCCCAGGTTTCCGTCATTTTGAAACGTATATCGAAGATTTACATGATGCCAAAGGCAATAAAATTGACCGCGCTCCAAATCCAATGGAACTCTTGACTATCAAGGTTCCACAACCTGTTCAAGCTGGAGATATGGTTCGAGCTCTCAAAGAAGGACTTATCAATCTTTATAAGGAAGATGGCACCAGCGTCACAGTTCGTGCTTAA
- the guaA gene encoding glutamine-hydrolyzing GMP synthase, protein MSNISTDLQDVEKIIVLDYGSQYNQLISRRIREIGVFSELKSHKISAAEVREINPVGIILSGGPNSVYEDGSFDIDPEIFELGIPILGICYGMQLLTHKLGGKVVPAGDAGNREYGQSTLTHTSSALFESTPDEQTVLMSHGDAVTEIPADFVRTGTSADCPYAAIENPDKHIYGIQFHPEVRHSVYGNDILRNFALNICKAKGDWSMDNFIDMQIQKIRETVGDKRVLLGLSGGVDSSVVGVLLQKAIGNQLICIFVDHGLLRKGEADQVMDMLGGKFGLNIVKADAAKRFLDKLAGVSDPEQKRKIIGNEFVYVFDDEASKLKDVKFLAQGTLYTDVIESGTDTAQTIKSHHNVGGLPEDMQFELIEPLNTLYKDEVRALGTELGMPDHIVWRQPFPGPGLAIRVMGEITEEKLETVRESDAILREEIAKAGLDRDIWQYFTVNTGVRSVGVMGDGRTYDYTIAIRAITSIDGMTADFAKIPWDVLQKISVRIVNEVDHVNRIVYDITSKPPATVEWE, encoded by the coding sequence ATGAGCAACATTTCAACTGATTTGCAAGATGTAGAAAAAATCATCGTATTGGACTATGGTAGCCAATACAACCAGCTGATTTCACGCCGTATCCGTGAGATTGGTGTTTTTTCAGAACTAAAAAGCCATAAAATTTCAGCTGCTGAAGTTCGTGAAATCAACCCTGTAGGAATCATCCTTTCAGGTGGTCCAAACTCTGTATACGAAGATGGTTCATTTGATATTGACCCAGAAATCTTCGAACTTGGAATTCCTATTTTGGGAATTTGTTATGGTATGCAGTTATTGACCCATAAACTTGGAGGAAAAGTTGTTCCTGCAGGTGATGCTGGAAATCGTGAATACGGTCAATCAACTCTTACTCACACATCATCAGCTCTTTTTGAATCAACACCAGACGAGCAGACTGTTTTGATGAGCCATGGTGATGCGGTTACTGAAATTCCTGCTGACTTTGTTCGTACAGGTACATCAGCTGACTGCCCATACGCAGCCATCGAAAACCCAGATAAACACATTTACGGTATCCAATTCCACCCTGAAGTTCGCCATTCTGTATACGGGAATGACATCCTTCGTAACTTTGCCCTTAACATCTGTAAGGCTAAAGGCGACTGGTCAATGGATAACTTCATTGATATGCAGATCCAAAAAATTCGTGAAACCGTCGGTGATAAACGTGTCCTTCTTGGTCTATCAGGTGGGGTTGACTCTTCAGTTGTTGGGGTTCTTCTCCAAAAGGCTATTGGCAATCAATTAATCTGTATCTTTGTAGACCACGGTCTTCTTCGTAAAGGAGAAGCGGACCAAGTTATGGACATGCTTGGTGGTAAGTTTGGTTTGAATATCGTCAAAGCAGACGCTGCTAAACGTTTCCTTGATAAACTTGCTGGCGTTTCTGACCCAGAACAAAAACGTAAAATCATCGGTAACGAATTTGTGTATGTCTTTGATGACGAAGCAAGTAAGCTCAAAGATGTGAAATTCCTTGCTCAAGGTACCTTATACACAGACGTTATCGAGTCTGGTACAGATACAGCTCAAACTATCAAGTCACACCACAACGTGGGTGGTCTTCCAGAAGACATGCAGTTTGAATTGATTGAACCACTCAACACTCTCTATAAAGATGAAGTTCGTGCCCTTGGTACAGAGCTTGGTATGCCAGACCATATCGTATGGCGCCAACCATTTCCAGGACCAGGACTTGCTATCCGTGTCATGGGTGAAATCACTGAAGAGAAACTAGAAACCGTTCGTGAATCAGACGCTATCCTTCGTGAGGAAATTGCTAAAGCAGGTCTTGACCGCGATATCTGGCAATACTTCACAGTGAACACAGGCGTTCGTTCAGTCGGTGTTATGGGTGACGGTCGTACATATGACTACACGATTGCAATCCGTGCTATCACCTCTATCGATGGTATGACAGCTGACTTTGCAAAGATTCCTTGGGATGTCCTTCAAAAGATTTCTGTACGTATCGTAAACGAAGTGGACCACGTTAACCGCATCGTCTATGATATTACAAGTAAACCACCTGCAACAGTTGAGTGGGAGTAA
- a CDS encoding serine hydrolase domain-containing protein — protein MKWTKIIKKIEEQIEAGIYPGASFAYFKDNQWTEVYLGQSDPEHGLQTEAGLVYDLASVSKVVGVGTVFTFLWENGQLDIDRPVTDFLPESDYPDITIRQLLTHATALDPFIPNRDLLTALELKEAMFHLRRRNQPAFLYSDVHFLLLGFILERIFNQDLDEILQEQVWKPWGMMETQFGPVERAVPTVRGVEAGKVHDPKARLLGRHAGSAGLFSTVKDLQIFLEHYLADDFARNLSQNFSPLDDKERSLAWNLEGDWLDHTGYTGTFIMWNRQKQEAVIFLSNRTYEKDERAQWILDRNQVMDLIRKEE, from the coding sequence ATGAAGTGGACCAAGATTATTAAAAAAATAGAAGAACAAATCGAGGCAGGGATCTATCCCGGAGCCTCTTTTGCGTATTTTAAGGACAATCAATGGACGGAGGTCTATTTAGGCCAGAGTGACCCAGAGCATGGCTTGCAGACTGAGGCAGGACTAGTTTATGACCTAGCTAGTGTCAGCAAGGTTGTTGGCGTTGGCACCGTTTTTACTTTTTTGTGGGAAAACGGTCAATTAGATATTGACAGACCAGTAACCGATTTTTTACCTGAAAGTGATTATCCAGATATCACTATTCGCCAGCTCTTGACTCACGCAACAGCTCTTGATCCTTTTATTCCCAATAGAGATCTTTTAACAGCCTTAGAATTAAAGGAAGCTATGTTTCATCTCAGGAGACGAAATCAGCCAGCCTTTCTTTATTCGGATGTCCATTTTTTGCTGTTGGGTTTTATTTTGGAAAGAATCTTTAATCAAGACCTGGATGAGATTTTACAGGAGCAAGTCTGGAAACCTTGGGGAATGATGGAAACCCAGTTTGGTCCTGTTGAGCGTGCTGTTCCAACAGTCAGAGGTGTGGAGGCAGGAAAAGTTCATGATCCCAAGGCTCGTCTCTTGGGTAGACATGCTGGTAGTGCTGGTTTGTTTTCGACTGTAAAGGATTTACAAATCTTTTTAGAACACTATTTAGCAGATGATTTTGCAAGAAATTTGAGTCAAAACTTTTCACCTTTGGATGATAAGGAACGTTCTTTGGCATGGAATTTGGAAGGAGATTGGCTAGACCATACGGGCTATACAGGTACCTTTATCATGTGGAATCGCCAGAAGCAAGAAGCGGTCATTTTCCTATCGAATCGTACCTATGAAAAGGATGAACGAGCCCAGTGGATATTAGACCGCAATCAAGTGATGGACTTGATTCGTAAAGAAGAGTAA
- a CDS encoding G5 domain-containing protein, with product MHKAVKQEKGHGYLRKTKLGLLSGIILTTALGSLFLNGIVSADEQPNSSTPPNAAQTPPSETVVQSEYETSTTHTVKETELKAKVEEVKALGVKVTETPTENVGVANSSSEVTHLRTTAEEKVDAQIRDLESAKAEQEQVKADRTKIDEFKNTLINANYIKVKARLVSQVNSRDIDEDVSKEASVSPITSSSGEIRYLKANELELTDSQGLYNAVSKPTTEEVTETFIKVPARIGITDKYATNRVNIGYPARIVELTPNTVYSYTITPRSDSVLSSIYGIGSIETTAKFEYTLPEETKLYATFSSKPVETHVIIKNLTRRAENHTDFIGYTRTYTYKDKQGNIIPIKDLYAKFLDVQGFKGKGVITSSDIPKSKLSEFEVRSAGADYTYRQETSLLGENTISQKEYIASKVVPNKRNQFTPRIVYASNLQRVELTDTEKAINGVSRTFHTVTYTEVQNKGLVTQKFVNEQGVEIAPSVKSELKEVGSDVSLTHPTDLDFENKRYTFKEQDKQDITEIVKGETVITYVYKQKYENNLPPVETETKIPITTTYVEDKTIDYGTEIVESNGSEGKIVTTTPKIVNELDGIVTDGKPTEKETPMVPKVVKVGTKPTVVETTTPYTTRYVEDNTKDKDYREVTRTGKAGKTTTTTTYTLNPNTGAVTSNEPTTITEEAVEEVIIVGTKPTVVETTTPYTIRYVEDNTKDKDYREVTRPGKAGKTTTTTTYTLDPNTGAVTPNEPTTITEEAVEEVITVGTKPTVVETTTPYTTRYVEDSTKDKDYREVTRPGKSGKTTTTTTYTLDPNTGAVTPNEPTTITEEAVEEVITVGTKPKVEAPKVETPKVETPKVETPKVETPKVEMPKVETPKVETPKVESPKVESPKVETPKVETPKVETPKVETPKVETPKVEVPKSKTPTEQSTKETSQIPTSVASKREELPNTGTEDHANLVVLGLLGVLSGFGFLAHKKKEVEK from the coding sequence TTGCATAAAGCAGTAAAACAAGAAAAAGGTCATGGATATCTCCGTAAAACTAAGTTAGGTTTGTTAAGTGGTATTATCCTAACGACTGCTTTAGGGAGTTTATTTTTAAATGGGATTGTAAGCGCTGATGAACAGCCAAATTCAAGTACACCTCCTAATGCAGCACAGACTCCACCTAGCGAAACTGTGGTTCAAAGTGAGTATGAAACGAGTACAACACATACGGTAAAAGAAACCGAGTTAAAAGCTAAAGTTGAAGAAGTAAAAGCTTTAGGGGTTAAGGTTACAGAAACACCCACTGAAAATGTAGGTGTTGCAAATAGTTCTTCTGAGGTTACACATTTACGCACAACTGCCGAAGAGAAAGTAGATGCTCAAATTCGTGATTTAGAGTCTGCAAAAGCTGAACAAGAGCAAGTGAAAGCGGATAGAACGAAGATTGATGAGTTTAAAAATACTCTTATCAATGCTAATTATATTAAAGTAAAAGCTAGATTAGTTTCTCAGGTAAATAGTCGAGATATCGATGAAGATGTCTCGAAAGAAGCGTCAGTTAGCCCGATTACATCAAGTAGCGGTGAAATTCGGTATTTGAAAGCGAATGAATTGGAGTTAACTGATTCTCAAGGTTTGTATAATGCAGTATCGAAACCAACTACTGAGGAAGTTACAGAAACATTTATTAAGGTACCTGCTCGAATTGGAATTACAGATAAATATGCAACAAATCGTGTGAATATCGGGTATCCTGCTCGTATAGTGGAACTAACTCCAAACACTGTGTATAGTTACACCATCACACCTCGTTCAGATAGTGTTTTATCTAGTATTTACGGTATCGGTAGTATTGAGACAACTGCTAAATTTGAGTATACGCTACCTGAAGAAACCAAACTTTACGCTACATTTAGCAGTAAACCTGTTGAGACTCATGTAATTATTAAAAACTTAACTCGACGTGCTGAAAATCATACTGATTTCATTGGTTATACTCGAACTTATACTTATAAGGATAAGCAAGGAAATATTATTCCAATTAAAGATTTATATGCAAAATTCTTAGATGTCCAAGGTTTTAAGGGTAAAGGGGTTATAACGTCTTCTGATATTCCAAAATCTAAATTATCCGAGTTTGAAGTACGTTCAGCTGGTGCTGATTACACTTATAGACAAGAAACATCTTTACTTGGAGAAAATACAATTTCTCAAAAAGAGTACATTGCTAGTAAAGTAGTTCCTAATAAACGTAATCAGTTTACACCTCGCATTGTTTATGCATCAAATCTCCAAAGAGTTGAATTGACAGATACAGAAAAAGCAATCAACGGTGTGTCTCGCACTTTCCATACTGTTACTTATACAGAAGTTCAAAACAAAGGTTTAGTGACTCAGAAGTTTGTAAACGAACAAGGTGTTGAAATTGCACCTAGTGTTAAATCTGAACTTAAAGAAGTAGGTTCTGATGTATCTTTAACTCATCCGACCGATTTGGACTTTGAGAACAAGCGTTATACCTTTAAAGAACAAGACAAACAAGATATTACAGAGATTGTGAAAGGTGAAACTGTCATTACCTATGTGTATAAACAGAAGTATGAGAATAACTTACCACCTGTAGAAACAGAAACAAAAATTCCAATTACAACAACTTATGTAGAAGACAAAACAATCGACTATGGTACGGAAATTGTTGAATCGAACGGTAGCGAAGGTAAAATTGTAACTACAACACCTAAAATTGTGAATGAACTTGATGGTATTGTAACTGACGGTAAGCCGACTGAAAAAGAAACTCCTATGGTACCAAAAGTGGTTAAAGTAGGTACGAAACCAACAGTTGTAGAAACAACTACTCCATATACAACACGTTATGTAGAAGATAATACAAAAGATAAAGACTATCGAGAAGTAACAAGAACTGGTAAAGCTGGTAAAACAACTACTACAACAACTTATACCTTAAATCCTAATACAGGTGCAGTAACATCGAACGAACCAACCACGATTACTGAAGAAGCAGTAGAAGAAGTTATTATAGTAGGTACGAAACCAACAGTTGTAGAAACAACTACTCCATATACAATACGTTATGTAGAAGATAATACAAAAGATAAAGATTATCGTGAAGTAACAAGACCTGGTAAAGCTGGTAAAACAACTACTACGACAACTTATACCTTGGATCCTAATACAGGAGCAGTAACACCGAATGAACCAACCACGATTACTGAAGAAGCAGTAGAAGAAGTTATCACAGTAGGTACGAAACCAACAGTTGTAGAAACAACTACTCCATATACAACACGTTATGTAGAAGATAGTACAAAAGATAAAGATTATCGTGAAGTAACAAGACCTGGTAAATCTGGTAAGACAACTACTACGACAACTTATACCTTGGATCCTAATACAGGAGCAGTAACACCGAATGAACCAACCACGATTACTGAAGAAGCAGTAGAAGAAGTTATCACAGTAGGTACGAAACCAAAGGTTGAGGCACCAAAGGTTGAAACGCCAAAAGTTGAAACACCAAAGGTTGAAACGCCAAAGGTTGAAACACCAAAGGTTGAAATGCCAAAAGTTGAAACACCAAAAGTTGAAACACCAAAGGTTGAGTCACCAAAGGTTGAGTCACCAAAGGTTGAAACGCCAAAAGTTGAAACACCAAAAGTTGAAACACCAAAGGTTGAAACGCCAAAGGTTGAGACACCAAAGGTAGAAGTACCAAAATCAAAGACACCAACTGAACAATCGACAAAAGAAACTTCACAAATTCCGACTTCTGTAGCAAGTAAGAGAGAGGAATTGCCTAATACAGGTACAGAAGATCATGCTAATCTTGTAGTCTTAGGACTTCTAGGAGTTTTGAGTGGATTTGGATTTCTTGCACACAAGAAAAAAGAAGTGGAGAAATAG
- the gla gene encoding aquaglyceroporin Gla → MDFTWAIKYATEFLATAILIILGNGAVANVELKGTKGHQSGWIVIAVGYGMGVMIPALMFGNVSGNHINPAFTLGLAISGLFPWAQVAPYIIAQVLGAIFGQALVVATHRPYYLKTENPNNILGTFSTISSLDNGTKESHFAATVNGFVNEFVGSFVLFFAALGMTKNFFGAELVSKAQAAINAQVAQATTQGQTIPQEQVTAALDQAKEQVAPFMTSGLGIAHLALGFLVMALVTSLGGPTGPALNPARDLGPRLLHAFLPKSVLGEHKGDSKWWYSWVPVVAPIAAAIAAVAIFKFLYL, encoded by the coding sequence ATGGATTTCACATGGGCAATTAAATATGCCACTGAATTTTTGGCCACTGCTATTTTGATCATTCTTGGAAATGGTGCAGTTGCCAACGTTGAACTTAAAGGTACGAAAGGTCACCAAAGTGGCTGGATCGTTATCGCTGTTGGTTATGGTATGGGGGTTATGATCCCAGCCTTGATGTTTGGTAACGTATCAGGTAACCACATTAACCCAGCCTTCACTCTTGGACTTGCGATCAGCGGTCTCTTCCCTTGGGCACAAGTTGCACCTTATATCATCGCACAAGTTTTGGGTGCTATCTTTGGTCAAGCCTTGGTTGTGGCAACACACCGCCCATACTACTTGAAAACTGAAAATCCAAACAACATCTTGGGTACTTTCTCAACCATTTCAAGTTTGGATAATGGTACAAAAGAATCACATTTTGCAGCAACTGTTAATGGTTTTGTAAATGAGTTTGTTGGTTCATTTGTTCTTTTCTTTGCAGCTCTTGGAATGACTAAAAACTTCTTTGGTGCTGAACTAGTATCAAAAGCACAAGCGGCTATTAATGCTCAAGTTGCACAAGCAACTACTCAAGGTCAAACCATTCCTCAAGAACAAGTAACAGCAGCACTTGACCAAGCTAAAGAACAAGTAGCACCATTTATGACATCTGGTCTTGGAATTGCTCACTTGGCACTAGGTTTCCTAGTTATGGCCTTGGTAACATCACTTGGTGGACCTACAGGACCTGCCTTGAACCCAGCCCGTGACTTGGGACCACGTCTCCTTCATGCTTTCCTTCCAAAATCAGTTCTTGGTGAGCACAAAGGTGATTCAAAATGGTGGTACTCTTGGGTACCAGTAGTAGCACCGATCGCAGCAGCAATTGCCGCAGTAGCTATCTTCAAATTCCTTTACCTATAA
- a CDS encoding CppA N-terminal domain-containing protein, translated as MNVNQIVRIIPTLKVNNRKLNETFYIGTLGMKALLEESAFLSLGDQTGLEKLVLEEAPSMRTRKVEGRKKLARLIVKVENPLEIEALLAKTDSIHQLYKGQNGYAFEIFSPEDDLVLIHAEDDRESLVEVEEKPRFQTDLESISLSKFEISMELHLPTDVDSFLEPSEVGESLDFIPAQGQDLTVDSTVTWDLSMLKFLVNELDLASLCQRFESTEYFIPKSEKFFLGKDRNNVELWFEEV; from the coding sequence ATGAATGTAAATCAGATTGTACGGATTATTCCTACTTTAAAAGTTAATAATAGAAAATTAAATGAAACATTTTATATAGGAACCCTTGGCATGAAGGCCTTATTAGAAGAGTCAGCCTTTCTGTCACTAGGTGATCAAACAGGTTTAGAAAAGCTGGTTTTAGAAGAAGCTCCAAGTATGCGCACTCGTAAGGTAGAGGGAAGAAAAAAACTAGCTAGATTGATTGTCAAGGTAGAAAATCCCTTAGAAATCGAGGCCTTATTAGCTAAAACAGATTCGATTCATCAATTATATAAAGGTCAAAATGGCTACGCTTTTGAGATTTTTTCACCCGAAGATGATTTGGTTTTGATTCATGCGGAAGATGATAGAGAAAGTCTAGTAGAAGTAGAAGAAAAGCCTAGATTTCAAACAGATCTCGAATCAATTTCTTTAAGTAAATTTGAGATTTCTATGGAATTACATCTCCCAACTGATGTTGATAGTTTCTTGGAGCCATCTGAAGTTGGAGAATCCCTTGATTTTATTCCAGCTCAGGGGCAGGATCTGACTGTGGACAGTACGGTTACCTGGGACTTGTCTATGCTCAAGTTCTTGGTCAATGAATTAGATTTAGCCAGTCTGTGCCAGAGGTTTGAGTCTACAGAATATTTTATTCCTAAGTCTGAAAAATTCTTCCTTGGTAAAGATAGAAATAATGTTGAATTGTGGTTTGAAGAAGTATGA
- a CDS encoding GntR family transcriptional regulator, whose amino-acid sequence MLPAYMKIHDQIKKDIDEHRWAIGERLPSERDLAEQFEVSRMTLRQAISLLVEEGVLERRVGSGTFVSSTRVQEKMRGTTSFTEIVKSQGKVPSSQLISYRKTIPNEQEVAKLGISPTENIIRMERVRYADQVPLVYEVASIPEKFIKDFKKEEITSHFFQTLQKHGYRIGKSQQTIYARLAKEKIAHYLEVEKGHAILGLTQVSYLEDGTAFEYVKSQYVGERFEFYLENN is encoded by the coding sequence ATGCTACCCGCTTATATGAAAATCCATGATCAGATTAAAAAGGATATTGACGAACATCGTTGGGCTATTGGTGAGAGACTTCCCAGTGAAAGAGATTTAGCAGAGCAGTTTGAGGTCAGTCGCATGACCCTCCGACAAGCTATTTCCCTCTTGGTCGAAGAAGGAGTTTTAGAGCGCCGTGTAGGAAGTGGCACCTTTGTATCCAGTACACGTGTACAAGAAAAGATGAGAGGGACAACCAGTTTTACTGAAATTGTTAAGTCCCAAGGTAAAGTACCCTCTAGCCAACTCATTTCCTACAGAAAAACCATTCCCAATGAACAGGAAGTTGCCAAGCTAGGAATTTCTCCTACCGAAAATATTATCCGAATGGAACGTGTTCGCTATGCCGACCAAGTTCCTCTGGTTTATGAAGTTGCTTCTATTCCTGAAAAATTCATTAAGGACTTTAAAAAAGAAGAAATCACCAGTCATTTCTTCCAAACCTTGCAAAAACACGGCTACCGTATAGGCAAATCTCAACAAACTATTTATGCTCGCCTTGCTAAAGAAAAGATTGCCCACTATTTGGAAGTTGAAAAAGGACATGCTATTCTTGGTTTGACTCAGGTTTCCTACCTAGAAGATGGTACTGCTTTTGAATACGTAAAAAGTCAGTATGTAGGCGAACGCTTTGAATTTTATCTTGAAAATAATTAG
- a CDS encoding DMT family transporter, with the protein MSNSLKGTLLTVVAGIAWGLSGTSGQYLMAHGISALVLTNLRLLIAGGILMFLAYVTAKDKMLAFLTDKKSLLSLLIFALIGLFLNQFAYLTAIQETNAGTATVLQYVCPVGILIYSCIKDKVAPTLGEIVSIILAIGGTFLIATHGQLDQLSMTPAGLFWGLFSSLTYALYIILPIALIKKWGSSLVIGVGMVIAGLVALPFTGVLQTAIPTSLDFLLAFAGIILIGTVFAYTAFLKGASLIGPVKSSLLASIEPISAVFFAFLIMNEQFYPIDFLGMAMILFAVTLISLKDLLLEK; encoded by the coding sequence ATGTCAAATAGTTTAAAAGGGACTTTACTAACAGTTGTGGCTGGTATTGCTTGGGGCTTGTCAGGAACGAGTGGCCAATACCTGATGGCGCACGGAATTTCGGCTCTGGTTTTGACCAACTTGCGTCTTTTAATCGCTGGTGGGATTCTCATGTTCTTGGCTTATGTTACTGCAAAGGATAAAATGCTGGCCTTTTTAACGGATAAGAAGAGTTTGCTGTCTCTTCTTATTTTTGCTCTAATTGGTCTCTTCCTCAACCAATTTGCCTATCTAACTGCTATTCAGGAGACCAATGCAGGGACCGCGACGGTGCTTCAGTATGTTTGCCCTGTCGGGATTTTGATTTATAGCTGTATCAAGGATAAGGTAGCACCGACACTGGGAGAGATTGTTTCTATCATATTAGCCATCGGAGGGACCTTTCTGATCGCCACTCATGGGCAGTTGGACCAGTTATCCATGACACCTGCCGGTCTGTTCTGGGGTCTCTTTTCTTCTCTGACTTACGCACTTTATATCATTTTGCCCATAGCCTTGATTAAGAAGTGGGGGAGTAGTTTGGTCATTGGTGTGGGAATGGTCATAGCAGGTTTAGTCGCCCTTCCTTTTACAGGAGTTCTACAGACTGCTATCCCAACTAGTCTTGATTTTCTTCTTGCTTTTGCAGGCATTATCCTTATCGGGACTGTCTTTGCCTATACAGCGTTCTTAAAAGGAGCCAGTCTGATTGGACCGGTCAAGTCAAGTTTGTTGGCTTCAATTGAGCCAATCTCGGCGGTTTTCTTTGCCTTCCTAATTATGAATGAACAATTTTATCCTATTGATTTTCTTGGCATGGCAATGATATTGTTTGCTGTAACTCTGATTTCTTTGAAAGATTTACTCTTAGAGAAATAA